CCGAGGTAAATAACTTGCCATTTACACCTCTATAAATAAAAGAATATCCAACAGGTTCAACTAACAGATTTTGTCTTATGGTTGAAAATGTTGTAGAGGTGTTCCGTTTATTATACGACGACACTAAGAGCAGGTGTCAAAGGCCGACTATTGCTATCGTTCCAAGATCCAATAGTTACCTATATTATAATAGTAATCCGAGATGCTATATCAAATTTCATAATTTTCTGATAAACCACTCCTGAAATATATGAAGCGAAACAAAAGTCACATGCATAAAGATGTGAAGATATGtgtattttttagaaaaactCTCCAGTGATGGGTGCGCTGTCCGTTGTCCTAGATTCAGCCCTAATGGAAAACACTTAATCTGGTTAGAAAGAGCAGCCGGTGGAGCACATCACAATGCTCACAGATTGATGCATCTTGATTTCGATTCTGAAAAGCCGGAGGTAGCTTTATATCAGCGTATCAATATGTACAACATTTGTCTGTTTAaacttatataatttatttctacTCAGGCTGACGTACTTGTAGATATAGTGCATACATGTATATCTATTAAAAATTCTGAACAATTTTACGGTTTTTATGGCCGTTTACCTCGTCGATGTTGGAGCAACGATTCACAGTACATATTTTTAAGTTCACCACAGCAGAACAATACACGTTCTTACGTCGTCGATACAAGTAAATATTTGACAAAGTACACGTACTCTTAACAAAATTTTGTTATTCGTTATAATTatgaataataaatatgttgTTTCCAGAAACAAAAACCATAACTGAGATTCAGAATGATAAAAGTAGCCTCGTTGTTTTGGACGTGAAAAATGACGTTATTGCATTTTTGGAGTCATCTATTATGGAGCCTTCTGTTCTTACAGTAGGAAGATTTAATCTAGAAGTAGTTAATAATGGTAATATCGCAAGaagtaaaatttcaaattcgGCGACTATTCCTGATTCTGAAAATTTAATGTACGAGTTCTCCGAATATGATTACGATAACGACGATGAAATTAGTAAGTCATTTAGGATTACAATAATCACGAAATACTGAATAAACGTTTTCAGTTAAATATGCTTAACTATTAATTTCAGAACACttcaatttcatttattttggaCCAAAAGTTGGAAACAACAAATCTGTACCTTTTGTAATTGTACCACACGGTGGACCCCATGTTAATTATGAAAATCTATTTAtactgaattattttctatttgtatTGTCAGGTAAATTTTCAACTTCAATGCACAATCATTCATATAAATTTACCGATCTTCGTTCGATAATTTATTTTAGTAAttgattaattaaatttataacaATCTTTCGTTTAAGGTTTGGCTGTGGTACAAGTTAACTATCGTGGTTCAACGGGTATGGGTTCTAAAAACGTTGAATATcttcaaggaaaagttggagacGTTGACGTAAAAGATTGTGTAATTGCTACGAAAGAAGCTTTACGGAAATATCCATGgctaaatccagaaaaagtgggACTAGTTGGAGGTTCACATGGTGGATTTTTAGTAACTCATCTAAGTGCTCAATATCCAGTAAGTCTGAAAGTATTTGATATTTTTACtactaattatttatattaaataagtaTTCGTAGTTGTAAAATTTTATCTTTTCAATGgacttataaaataaaaataattcccgTATATATAgcttataataatatttgtttaataTCTGTTTAAATATAATGAACTTATCCTCTAGGACTTGTACAAAGTTGTTGTTGCGAGGAATCCTGTAATCGACATCGCTGCTATGTTTACAATATCAGATATTCCAGACTGGTAACAAATTCatgtatttttacaaatttttcatAGTTCTCAATTATCTCAATTATATTGCAGTCGTAATGCTCTCAGTAAGGAAGAGAAAATTATGTACCATCACGATGTGTAAGCGTAATTGTAGAACAAAGTATAATAAGACGCAAAGAACAACTAATTCAGAGATATAAATTACAAACTTACAATATTTTATTGTATTAATGTCGACCATTGCcatgtaaaataataatttcgttGCGAATTTAATTGCAGGTGTGCCGCTGTAGTGAATTATCCATTTGATGAAAGCACACCAATGGCGGAATCGGATCAAGTCGAAATGCTTGTGAAAATGTTTAAATGTTCGCCGATCATTCACGTTAGTAAAGTCAAAGCTCCAACTTTACTATGCATTGGCTCGAATGATTTACGTGTACCTCCGTCTCAAGGAAAATTGTGGTATCAACGTTTGAAGGCAAATAATGTTAAGACAAAGTAAGTTTGAATTAGTAATTACATTTCTAATAGCATTTCGTAAGTAAAATCAAtgtcaaaattaattttaacttaaataataattaaatctcAATCATTATTTGTATATATTAATTGGAGAAACACATTTTTTTGGATTTAATTTTCCATTGAATTAAGTTGTTcactatattatattattttataggatgcttCTTTACGAAGACAATCATCCTTTAGCATCCGGACCAGTTGACATCGATAA
The Colletes latitarsis isolate SP2378_abdomen chromosome 14, iyColLati1, whole genome shotgun sequence DNA segment above includes these coding regions:
- the LOC143350299 gene encoding acylamino-acid-releasing enzyme, which codes for MASSQIEKIVKLYKTLAQNPSLSGAKILRATNNGILISSVWSQKNLERKTNQKFCQNHILDSELSLLSENFPIDVTTELLSVSTEDEQRRAVLRQATIENTSKQFIEIWDKQRLLKNYDLTAFDVHGDVYTDSEFASFEWSPDKTKVLYIAEKKLPKSAPFYKQKPLNKKESKDEDEVSVGNEYVYKPHWGEQLVGKHRPVVAILDTTTDTISILSGIPDELSPAQVLWTKNNQDIVGVAWKHEPRHLGLVACTNRLSWIFLLKDAEYKKLSSDGCAVRCPRFSPNGKHLIWLERAAGGAHHNAHRLMHLDFDSEKPEADVLVDIVHTCISIKNSEQFYGFYGRLPRRCWSNDSQYIFLSSPQQNNTRSYVVDTKTKTITEIQNDKSSLVVLDVKNDVIAFLESSIMEPSVLTVGRFNLEVVNNGNIARSKISNSATIPDSENLMYEFSEYDYDNDDEIKHFNFIYFGPKVGNNKSVPFVIVPHGGPHVNYENLFILNYFLFVLSGLAVVQVNYRGSTGMGSKNVEYLQGKVGDVDVKDCVIATKEALRKYPWLNPEKVGLVGGSHGGFLVTHLSAQYPDLYKVVVARNPVIDIAAMFTISDIPDWCAAVVNYPFDESTPMAESDQVEMLVKMFKCSPIIHVSKVKAPTLLCIGSNDLRVPPSQGKLWYQRLKANNVKTKMLLYEDNHPLASGPVDIDNIINACLWLLEHIPTEKTDDVSLQEEKCDKCNKF